In Sorghum bicolor cultivar BTx623 chromosome 8, Sorghum_bicolor_NCBIv3, whole genome shotgun sequence, one genomic interval encodes:
- the LOC8082765 gene encoding cx9C motif-containing protein 4, translated as MAQPSKEPCKKEACDIQACLSKNMFDSRKCVRVIQLLQSCCEQCEYKSTHCGSVSGLLKNISK; from the exons ATGGCGCAGCCGAGCAAGGAGCCGTGCAAGAAGGAGGCGTGCGACATCCAGGCCTGCCTCTCCAAGAACATGTTCGACTCCAGGAA GTGTGTGAGAGTTATTCAGTTACTTCAGTCATGCTGTGAGCAATGCGAGTACAAATCAACACATTGTGGTTCTGTGTCCGGATTACTTAAGAACATTTCTAAGTGA
- the LOC8082766 gene encoding trans-resveratrol di-O-methyltransferase has product MAQNQQSTPALTPTTTTTPGAELLQAQAELWCHMFGYLKPMALQCAIKLGIPNTISRHGGAASLSELCAALPVAPSKRTCLSRLMRLLATMGIFREEKKTTTQGGEEDQEGSYTYHLTAVSHLLVDDDDGGHPCLSAFMAFAAPFNVVASLRLADWFENDGGAAAAAETPFMMAHGTSFWGVAGRDAKFAADFYASMRADSRFVAQIIVSECREVFAGVNSLVDVGGGDGTMAKAIAKAFPHVRCSVLDLPQVVDGNGMLGGEGEGTVEFIAGDMMVFIPPADAVLLKFIFHDWGDEDCVRILKQCKEAISTREPKGKVIIIDTVIGSASKRIFEEAQLLMDLNMMVLVPGKERDEKKWSKMFIDAGFTKYKICPILEPRSLIEVYL; this is encoded by the exons ATGGCTCAAAACCAACAATCCACACCGGCCCTcacaccgacgacgacgacgacccccGGCGCAGAGCTCCTGCAAGCCCAGGCAGAGCTTTGGTGCCACATGTTCGGCTACCTCAAACCCATGGCGCTGCAGTGCGCCATCAAGCTCGGAATCCCCAACACCATCAGCCGCCATGGCGGCGCCGCCTCTCTCTCCGAGCTCTGTGCTGCTCTTCCAGTTGCCCCAAGCAAACGCACATGCTTGTCTCGCCTCATGAGGTTACTGGCCACCATGGGAATATTCAGAGAGGAAaagaagacgacgacgcagGGTGGGGAAGAAGATCAAGAAGGCTCGTATACGTACCACCTCACCGCGGTTTCTCACCtcctcgtcgacgacgacgacggtggcCATCCATGCTTATCTGCGTTCATGGCCTTTGCCGCGCCGTTCAATGTCGTAGCATCGCTACGCCTAGCTGATTGGTTCGAGAacgacggcggcgcggcggcggcggcggagactCCGTTCATGATGGCGCACGGCACCAGCTTCTGGGGCGTGGCCGGCCGCGACGCGAAGTTCGCCGCGGATTTCTACGCGTCGATGAGGGCTGACAGCAGGTTCGTGGCGCAGATCATCGTCAGCGAGTGCAGGGAGGTGTTCGCCGGCGTGAATTCTCTGGTGGACGTGGGCGGCGGGGACGGGACGATGGCGAAGGCCATTGCCAAGGCATTCCCGCATGTGAGGTGCTCGGTGTTGGACCTTCCCCAGGTCGTGGATGGCAATGGCATGCtgggaggagaaggagaaggcacGGTTGAGTTCATCGCAGGTGACATGATGGTTTTCATCCCTCCAGCTGATGCTGTTTTACTCAAG TTTATTTTCCATGACTGGGGTGATGAAGACTGTGTCAGAATTTTGAAGCAATGCAAAGAAGCTATTTCTACCCGGGAGCCAAAAGGGAAGGTGATAATCATTGATACGGTAATAGGCTCGGCGTCCAAACGGAtatttgaagaagctcaactttTGATGGACCTAAATATGATGGTGCTAGTGCCGGGCAAAGAGAGAGACGAGAAAAAGTGGAGTAAGATGTTTATTGATGCAGGGTTTACTAAATACAAGATCTGTCCGATCTTAGAGCCCCGTTCACTCATTGAGGTCTATCTATAG
- the LOC8054110 gene encoding uncharacterized protein LOC8054110: MEEFTFPSFPLEQYNAKKVPFPHFASASPWLVVPGSGVVDTAVHEHDHRRSFSAVEQQANTGSDHHHGHSHGSARFAVEDKMDMLWEDFNEELARAAQPCPLTKGTPSWATAKESWLGDGDGGYEDSAFETRKHAVVRRRRMGLLMMLRLLKKLFLAHKSGAAPSRKAPPI; the protein is encoded by the coding sequence ATGGAAGAGTTCACATTCCCCAGCTTCCCACTGGAGCAATACAACGCCAAGAAGGTCCCTTTCCCCCACTTCGCCTCCGCGTCGCCGTGGCTCGTCGTCCCCGGCAGCGGCGTCGTCGACACGGCCGTGCACGAGCACGATCACCGGAGGAGCTTCTCGGCCGTGGAGCAGCAAGCAAACACCGGCAGCGACCACCACCACGGCCACAGCCACGGCTCGGCTCGGTTCGCCGTGGAGGACAAGATGGACATGCTGTGGGAGGACTTCAACGAGGAGCTCGCCCGGGCCGCGCAGCCGTGCCCGCTCACCAAGGGGACGCCGTCGTGGGCGACCGCGAAGGAGTCCTGgctcggcgacggcgacggcggctaCGAAGACAGCGCCTTCGAGACGCGCAAGCACGCCGTCGTCCGGCGGCGGAGGATGGGCCTGCTCATGATGCTCCGGCTACTCAAGAAGCTCTTCCTGGCGCACAAGTCCGGCGCCGCCCCGTCGCGGAAGGCGCCGCCGATCTGA